The genomic stretch GCCGGGACACCTGGTCCTGGTGCAGCGGCTCCCCGGTCCGGAGCACGCCCGGTAGCCGCCGGTATCCGCTCAGCCCCGCGCGGGGAAGACACGGCAGCGGCGAGAGCAGGAGCAACCGTGGCGGGGAAGTGGCCCCGGAGCCACCCGGAGGCGGGGAGCCCCGAGCCCGGCAAGGCCCCCGGGAGCGGAGACAGAGCCCGAGAGCCCGGGACCAccacgccgccgccgccgccgccgccgctcccggggCACCGGCGCCCCCTGGCGACCGCCGGGGGGTTTTGAACTCTCGGAGGCCGCCGCACGGTGGCGACCCTGGCGGACCCGTGGAGCGACACCGCAGCGGTACCGCAGGTCCCGGTAGCGGTGAGATCGTTCCCTGCCCCGTTGGCCGGGCCACGGCTGGGGAAAAGGCCGGGCCCCCGCATGTGGGAGGCAAAAGGGCTGGAAAATGGTgcgggatgggatgggatgggatgggatgggattggatgggcgggggggggagaatTTGGGGAGCAGAACGGCATGGGTGGGCCTGACCACCCCGTCCCTGCTCGGTGGTGGGGCGATGGCGAGAGGGGCCCCTAAGGACCATGGCGACACGTTGACACCTTTCCGTCACCCCTTTATTCAAGCCGTTGGCAATTTTAGCCCTCGCCCTTCGAGCCAGCCGGTGCCGCCATCCCGGACCCGCCTGCAGGTACCTGGAGCTCCTGCGGAGAGAGGGAAGACCTTCGGCCTCGGCAGCCACCCCCCAACAGAGGGGTCCTCCCGTCACCCCAGGCTtgcgccgcccccccccccccccccggccccacgCACCTTCACGCAATGCCCGTCTCCAGCACGTCCTCGCTTTTGGGAGGCAAATTCTTGTTTAACGTCTCcatctcttctgcctttctcttcctACGCTGCTTCCGACAGTGGCTTGAGGGGAAGGGTAATAAATATAaccaaaaaagagaagaagcagAATGAGGTATcgcagcactgctgctcctccctccaCTTGCAGAAGCTCTGCCTGGGACCACACGTGCTTTCCAGCCCCAAAGCGATGCCCCATCCACCTCCCAGCACCCTCACAGACCATGTCCCACCAGAACAGGGCAGCCCAAACTCAACCTGCCCCAAGCCAGTGGAGGTGGGCAGGATTTGCTCCCAATCCGgtgctgccccttcccttcccacccctcgCCCCGTCCTTGCCACGTACTGACTGCAGAGGCAGGCGCAGACGATGAGGATGATGAGGGTGACGATGGCGGCGATCAAGGAGATGATCACAATCTGTCCCCGGTCACCTCGCAGGTAGAAGATGTCCACCCTCTCGCAGCGAGCCCCCGTGTAGCCTGGCTCGCACCTGCCCCGCGGcacaggggaggcagaggggggGGTCCAAAAAACCGCCGTGGTGCCCGTGCCCCCCTCCTCCCACTCACCCCTGGGGAGGATGGGCACAGCATCCCTGCCCCATGCCGATGCATCCCCGCCGGGCGGTGGCTTACACGCAAGCCGGCGCCTTCTCAGCCACGAGGAAGCGGCATCTGCCTTTGACGCAGTAGTGCTTGTACTCCTCAGGGCACCTGGAGAAGTGACCCTGCTGCCTCAGCTGCGTCGCGTTCCCTGGGGGTGACAAGGACAAAGAAATCCCCCCCGACGTGTTATGGTTCTGcctggaggcagcagcatcCCGGAGCAGCCCCACGGCAGGGCTGAGCCTGGCCAGCTGCAAAGAGCCGCCAGCACGTGTGTCCTTGGCCGTGGCgtgccagccctggctgcttcCCAGCTCGGTGGATGCCACATGATTACACTAGACAAAACACCCTGTCCATCCTCCATCCCGGCCCTCTCCCTGCAGCGC from Phalacrocorax aristotelis chromosome 4, bGulAri2.1, whole genome shotgun sequence encodes the following:
- the BTC gene encoding LOW QUALITY PROTEIN: probetacellulin (The sequence of the model RefSeq protein was modified relative to this genomic sequence to represent the inferred CDS: deleted 1 base in 1 codon), yielding MEAAAPAPGGGPGTLLLCLALASGLAFFSCVGADANVTRRAQHEGLSCSAAESCTGNATQLRQQGHFSRCPEEYKHYCVKGRCRFLVAEKAPACVCEPGYTGARCERVDIFYLRGDRGQIVIISLIAAIVTLIILIVCACLCSHHCRKQRRKRKAEEMETLNKNLPPKSEDVLETGIA
- the LOC142055977 gene encoding uncharacterized protein LOC142055977 isoform X2, with protein sequence MVLRGPSRHRPTTEQGRGGQAHPCRSAPQILPPPPIQSHPIPSHPIPHHFPALLPPTCGGPAFSPAVARPTGQGTISPLPGPAVPLRCRSTGPPGSPPCGGLREFKTPRRSPGGAGAPGAAAAAAAAWWSRALGLCLRSRGPCRARGSPPPGGSGATSPPRLLLLSPLPCLPRAGLSGYRRLPGVLRTGEPLHQDQVSRLLRGSTGPGSGHGFRGPSSFPERRPAGWIPLAWCWPCWSRESSDCSKHAVAGAEAASGTQRAPAAPSVRRGSRTGREGCTGAAGASGGVGGTGDAAWLCRHLEKAHHGTRTRSAAPRRRAPGDTGHGGRAG
- the LOC142055977 gene encoding uncharacterized protein LOC142055977 isoform X1, which codes for MVLRGPSRHRPTTEQGRGGQAHPCRSAPQILPPPPIQSHPIPSHPIPHHFPALLPPTCGGPAFSPAVARPTGQGTISPLPGPAVPLRCRSTGPPGSPPCGGLREFKTPRRSPGGAGAPGAAAAAAAAWWSRALGLCLRSRGPCRARGSPPPGGSGATSPPRLLLLSPLPCLPRAGLSGYRRLPGVLRTGEPLHQDQVSRLLRGSTGPGSGHGFRGPRYRGRRGVPPALGGREVPGRGRASETGGKRAEPGPVPPFPFSHQPWRALVREQGPGAARSFPERRPAGWIPLAWCWPCWSRESSDCSKHAVAGAEAASGTQRAPAAPSVRRGSRTGREGCTGAAGASGGVGGTGDAAWLCRHLEKAHHGTRTRSAAPRRRAPGDTGHGGRAG